A window of Epinephelus lanceolatus isolate andai-2023 chromosome 3, ASM4190304v1, whole genome shotgun sequence genomic DNA:
TTTGAGAGACTAAATGTACGTCAGGCTCGCTAATTATCTTATTTAAAGGTCCCCGACTGATGTTTACcaggtttggttttatttgtccaacatttaacatttaacataccATATCTGTCTCTGAAATTTCTGCTTCCCCCCAGTACAATGGAAGTGAATGAAgttgtgtttgctttttttattttagttttcttgctttctttttttgacttgttaaatattttctatatttttgtatAAGAAattctatttttacttttatactTCTGTCACCATCTGTTTAACATTGACAACCctaataaaaagaaacaaatgttaCTGTTTCTCTTGGTAATCCATAAACCTCACTGTGAACAGTTTTCACTCGAACTATTTTCTCCTGATAATGTACCTTTTATGGGAACTGTTTGGAGGATTAAGTGAgaaactacatttttttgtaaagttGGTAAACTGACCCTATAAAGGCTAGTACAGTAATTTAGTATTGCACTTCCTCAACATTGAAGGACCTGCATGAGACAAATCAAGCTCTAAAATCACTTAATCACTTAAACCCCTAATTTAATGCCTTTTGAACACTGCAACGGCTCTTGGTTCAAAATACGATGATCTACATACTCAAACTGAGATTAGATGTAACCAGAGTAAGTAAGCAGATTTATACAGCAGCATAcagtttatttatacagcactttgCAAAACCAGGGTTACAAAGTGCTCTAGCACCTAGTTACAAGACAATTAATACATGactttaattaatatttaaagataagtaaaaaataaattaggGCGAGTGATGAGTTCTCGGTAAAATTCTCCGACTTGACAAAGTAAATGAtaaatgtgtttaacatgtAATATTGGTGGAGTAACCCTTTAAAACCAAGACATTAAAAGAGACTGCTACTGAGAGGTGATTGGAAATTTACACTTCCAATTTGTTGAGTTTGTCCTATTGTTTGCAGAGCTGACTGAACTACTTTGTGATTAATTCATCTTTTATGTCTACttttaagcaaaaaaatcaaaatattctGTGATTCTTCAACTTGAGGattttttgcttttcatgttttatatcgttgtcatttgttttttagATATTTGACTGTCGGTCGGACAACAAGGCATTTGAAGATGGATCCCTGGGCTATTGAAACTTTTgggttttatgttgttttattgtacttattttaacatttttctaATACAGGGTATCTACAGGTATCAGAGAGTtatatttaatgctttttaagacccaTTCCAGACACCTATAAACCGAAtttctgactttattttttttttggacaaatcatgttttcctTATTTAAGCATCGTAGCTAAGCATTGCAGGCAAGTGGTGTACATGTGGTCTTGTGCAGAAGTAGGTGTTAAGTAGGAATATGATTATAAGAGTGAGTTAActcaatctacattttgccaacaggtaagtacAAATATGAAGTAAAATGTCAGTattagtagttttttttttttaagatttgtaacattagaatTGTGGACTTTTACATAGAGAGGCTTCAGCtattttcaaaaaaagaaattaaaaatggataaatcaaattagataaaatgtttgtcgtacttaagacctcacaaattcatttaaaactatttaatgacttttaaggccttattgttgtaacactgaatttaagacttttttaaaagactttttaagaacctgtagacaccctgtggTATTTCATATAACACACAATTCATCAGTTGAGAAAAGATTGTTAGTTACAGCCCCAGTTGTTAGTAAAAGCAGTATATGATTAAGCCTAAAAGCTTTTAACACATATGATCAAGAACCCATAAATCAAAGTCATGGCATGCCATTCATGCAAGAGGAGCAATACAAGGCAGACTGATGAAGATGAGACAGTGAAAGCTGAATCATGGATGGTGCGACTGTCGgcccagcagacagacacaaagaagGCAAGACGGCAAAAGTAAAGATAAATACAGACAGAAGACTACGAAGAGCAGACTATCAGCTTTTATGTCAAGCGCGCAGGCTTCTAATCAGCGAAATGCATGACACAGCAGCCGAGTATTCAGAGCAGCAGGAgtagggggtgggggtgggggtgggggtgaggagaggggtGGGAGGTGGGGGTGTTTCCTGGCAGCCTGCCCAGTGGGCAGATGCTGCATTGGGCTGGGAAAACAAAGGGACAAGGCCAGGCAGGCGGGTGAGCTGGGACATGCGGGGAGGGGTGAGACACTGCAGCACTGAAACCATGAtgtcatgacatcatcatcatcaccaccaccatcatcatcatcatcatcatcatcataatcctccctcctcttcctgggTCAGCTGACCCCTCAGTGGGACGGCTTGTTGGGTCCACAGAGCAGTGATACTTCTGCAGTGGCTGCCCAGTAGGTCAAATGTTGAACACTTGTCAATTatcctttttgtgttttttttgtcaatgcCTAATCATTGTGTTGTTGGCTCCCTCCCTCATTacactgcccacacacacacacacaccttaggGTTCCAGGACTTGGACTGTCTCCTGAGCAGCTTGAGTGCGCTGGTGTACTCAGTCTGGATCCTCCTGGCTGGCACCACCAGGTCTCCATCCGACTTCGTCACCACCACCAAGTCGGCCCTCTCGATGATGCCCCTCTTGATACCCTGGACAGAGATTTTGGCATTAAACGAGGAGGGTCATTAACTTCTCaaaacactgtaaataaatctgatGTCTAGACACCTAATCTGCTGAGGGATCTGCGTACAGAGTGATGGATGGATAGAGCCGCGGTCAGCTGCCACTTTACTTATTTGTTATTCTGATATTGTTGCTTTCTATCCATCCCTCACTGCTGTCAGCCAAAGCAAGGGAAGCACTTGTGATCATTTGTAAGGGTTATTCTTAAAAGTAACATTCACCTGTTGAAATTCGGGTCTTTGTATACAGCAGGTGACTCGGGGTCACAGTAGATGTACAAAGTAACTGCAGCTGGCTTTAACTGATTAAGATGTGACAATTAAATTATTTAGCTCTACTTGAGTGATGTAATATGTCATATAACAATAAAAATTGAATGTGTATATATCACATAGTTTTGCAGAACTCCTGCAATTTATAGTTTAAACAAGTTCAACTGTACTGTTGGGATTACTCTACTTTCAAGATGAATAACATATGTTTActgtttatattttagtttgattaATTTCCATGTTTCTATGACAATGTGTTTCATTTTAGATATAATTACATTAATTAATATAAATGCCACTCGAGCTGTTCCACAACAATCACCATAATTTTAATGCAAATGAGCCTGGCTATGTAAGTCATTAATCTagctaataaataaaataattagcaTAAAATGTTCCTCAACACACTCATCTTTACATACAAATGTGGACACAGAAGTGAGTTTCTCCTTGATAATGTAAATCTGTAAGTGCACTTATGCAAGTTATGATTCAAAACGTTAGAATTATATCATCTGTTTTCTGTGTTCGTGTTGAATAATGAGGCTGACGCTCTCTCAACACAcctcagaaaataaaacatttggagCTGGAGTCTGCATATCTGTTCAGCCAATCATGAGCAGTGCCACTGGTCTTGAGCACACAGATTGGCACATAGCTGTCAACCCTCCCCTTCCCTTTTATAACATcgaataactaattaaaaccaaagttatcagaaaaatgaacacttgaacaaacatcagTGTTAAAAGAGCCACCTAAAATGGCAGAACCCATCTTTGGAAAAAGTTCATTTGAAGTGTACTTTGACTTTTTAGTTTGGCAACAGTCCCAACTGCTGCTATGGAAGGGGCGGAATTTAGGATctacactgcagccagccaccagagggtgatcaagatgttttggcttcactttggggCGCTGTCATGTTGTCATTCGCCATAAAAACTATAAACTAAGACTTTTAACTCAAAAGTTGTGGGTGGAAAAAGTAAAcaagtttgtgtaaaaacaacagcagtaaaGCAGTAATGACTAATGTTTGGTTAACTGGTTAAAGGTTATGAGAACCAACGTCATAACCTGCCACATTAGATGCAAGCGTTCGTCAACCTGGCACATCTCACACAGTGGAAACACCCAATAGCTATCATGATTACAGTGATCCACTGCTTGTATGGATCAAAAAGCTTGACACAGAAACATTCCTCTACAGATGTTGCTGAAATAATTTGCTTACAGTAATCAAGTAGTCTGCTTACAGTGTTTATTTTGGGTCTTTGCATACACAACGACATtggaaaaacaatttaaaactatggtaattctattttttttctaactgtGCTCTCATTATACTTTGCCTCGCAGTAACCCGTCTGCTTCCAGCTGGCTAcctgaggctggtgctgtgTGCACGTTGAAATCATAATGGGAAAAAGAAAGTCATTCCTTCTCATTGAAAAACAGCATCCTTGAAGCTTATAGCTGCtagtgatggagacagaaaacaaatgtgcGCAAGGAAAGCACCTGTGGTTAAAGCCGCCCTCGTCATGTGGACTGACAATGCCCCGTCATACAATGCCCCAGTAATGAGGCAgctgtactgtattttgaaacagtcaataaaactcAATAGATGAAGAAGATGTACATTCAATACCTTATATTAATGTATTAAATATACAGATCTCAATAATATGGTACTcagcaataagaaaaaaattacataaaaaaagaaagaaaagatttttGGTCATAATAATCATCCACTTACAGTGATTAATTTGACCCAGACAGATGTGATCACTTTAAAAAGTTTCCACTGTATTGTCTTCCTTCCTGCTCATAACAGCTTGAAACATCTGACACTGGTGAGCTTTTTCTTGTGGCGCATGTTTTTCACTGACCTGGAGTTCATCGCCCCCTGCTGGCGGAATCAGCAGCACAAACATGTCAACCATGTCAGCCACTGCAAACTCTGACTGGCCCACGCCTGGAACCAAAACGACAGATTAATGACCGATGAATTTAATGCTCTCTCCTGCAGTTACAATACAAGTTCATTTGAATTTACAGTGTTGTGTTTGAACAAGAGACAAATAAAAGCAAttcactgtgtaaaaaaaaatgtcttggaCAGGACTTGTTCAGAAGTTCAATAACACTTTTGAACAATCATGAGCTTTCACCAAATTTCATTAATCACACAGAATAAATACTAGTCTCTAAGATGCAACAGAAGCGGGTATCAAACCTCTACACGTAACAATGACCAAACTGTGTCTGTAGCACTAAGAATCAAAAACAGAGTACTGAAGGTTACAGCGACTCATTGCTGAGATTAATACTCTCAAATTCTTATTTTTCCTGATTTCAAAACTTTAATTTGACAAAGTTCTGAATATGTGAggtttggcttttttttgttaaccaCAAAAAAAGTAAGTGTGTCAATCTGACACTAGCACTGAAACATTCTGTATCAATATATAAATTCAAATATTGTACAGGATCATATTTATCGATTGGTGGCATGTGTGAAACACTATTTCGTTTTTATGTGgagcataaaaatgacaaatgaaatctGAAATGTTTTATCAATACGCTGACCTACTGATAAACATTAAGACAATGTGTGGAGGGATAAGGAAGAAAAAGTTTACATGAAGAAAATATTCAATTTTTGGTTTTTAAGAAGGTGAATATTACAGCAGGAAAAATCAGTTAACAGGGTGAAACCATGATTGCTTCAAAGAAATGTGTCTTATGTGGATAAGAGAAGATAGAGAAATTCATTTTGAGATACACCTGGAATCACCGTGTCCTACCTACGGTCTCTACAAGGACGATGTCATATCCCGCCCCCTCGCAGAGAACAATGGCCTCATTAGTCGTTCTGGTGACTCCACCAAGTGTTCCTGAGGCCGGAGATGGTCTGATAAAAGCACTCATGTCCCTGGACAGTTCAGTCATACGAGTCTTATCACCCATCAGAGACCCTGCAATAAGAGGGATGAGTCAGTCTATAgcataaatttaacatttaatagtGTAACGGTGCTGCTGTTGATTCTACAATTATAGCTGTAGCctaataaatacaacaaaatacacacacatcacaataCAATTTCCCACATAAATCTTTTGTGCATTGTAAAGCACCCAATAACAGCTTTTCCTCAGTATCCTACGATGATCTGTATTTACCTCCTGTCGTGCAGGACGACGGGTCGACAGCCAGCACTGAAACTTTATGTCCACGTCCTGTCAGCATCTTCCCCACCACCTCAATGAAGGATGACTTTCCTGCTCCTGGAGGACCCGACAGACCTGAGAAAGCAACAAAGTAATTGATTCAGTGACAAATGGCACTATGAACTCATTGTTCTGACTTTGTATAACTTTATACCAGACTTAAATACAAGATAAGCAGCATAAATCTCACCCCTACAGATTTGCAACTAACACTGGTGACTAAGCCGATGTGGCAGCTCTTGTAAAAATCACTGTTATCTGTCATCGGTATAATGTGTCAAATTCATGTGTGGTGCACTGTTTTCACTGACTGCATGTAATGTTTTGAACACAGACAAGGAGAATGACTTAAACAGCAACAACACCAGTATCAGTCAAAAGTTTGGACTCACTTTCCCATTTACTTGGTACTGTACATAAAAAGTATGCCTGCAAAGGTTGGTGGAATATTCAATCGACAAGTTTAAAGTCTGTTGCACACTTTGTAGAAAAATCCTTAAAAATCATTGGATTTTAGATCAGTTCTTCTGTATTAGTCAAGAAACTAGGGcacattgttttgtttccaaCTGTAATGGCAAAGCATTTTCAATTTGCTTCAGAGGTTGAAATAATTTAACTTACGGCATACAACAGATCTATAGTATTGTTAAATTATCCCTGTGATTCCTTAGTTTCTGTGTTGAGGAACATGTGGAACACTGTATTTTGATAAGAAAACTTTGAAATGGGAATTTGCAGTCAGGACAAAATTATTCACAGCCGGCAACTCTTCCCACCTCCCACCAGCCTACATTGCTGTGGCCCTGTCCTGTAGAGGGGCCCTGTGTCAAAACCTGTTCTGAAGAAGTTAATCATTTTATAGTTTATATTGTTCTCACAGGTGTAAATTCCCAATTAAAGTTGTGTTTAAGCAAATGACCACAAACTAACACACAGTGAGCCTAAGGCAGGTATGTCCAAAGTCTGGTCAAGGGGGCAATCGTGACCTGCAGCTAGTTGTTCAAAATATACTATATTTGGCCCACCATGCAATATTTACTAGTCATGCAAGTTCACTTTATAGTTACACAACAGCAGACATTTCCAGCAAGGTCgcagacatggccacagcaaaAAAAGCTTGAAGTTGAGAGCAAGGGCTGCCACTTTCAGGAGTGGTGGAAAGTTGAATATTTTTCcagtgaaaaaagaaacagttgCATTTTGCTCATTGACGCATTACCCATATGATGTGAGAAGCAGTTAGCccccccaggtattttcacattatctaagCTGGcccccattaaaaaaaagtttggacacccctcgCTTTGTATAGTGTGTGTTACTTTACTTGCTGGTAACTTGAAAGAGACATGGTCCATATATGTACACTCAGTCACAACTCAATTAGGTACATCTTTCAAAGAGGTATATGTTGAACTGGACTGCATTTTACTGAAAGGTGTTTCTGATATTTAGCCAACCCCATTTTACAAACACGACAGGGGCAGAAGATTAGAAACACATTTCAGGACAATGCAGTCCAATGCAGCACCACCAAATACTGCAACCACAATTTTAAACATATAGCCTAGTTGGATTAACACCTTTCTGATAGTGCCAACAGAAACTGAACTGTACAATCTTTCTAAATATAGAATTTCTAGCAGATCTGTTGCATTTGATTGTACAGAGGTATTTACTACAGTCGGCAGGGTGTGTACAGTATAGTGCAGCTCCCATGTTGTCTACATGCCCAGCTGAATACAAACACCTTTAGCCACTCAAACCCAAACCACACACCTACTCTGAAGGCCACCGGCTTCCCCCCATTTCGACTCTCCTGCTCCCTCCTGTAGGCCAGCACCCTCTGCAGCAGCACCTGGGCCAGTTCTTTCTTCCTGGGGTGCTGGGTCTCCACCAAAGTGATGGACTCAGCCAGGGAGGCCCGCTGTCCTCCGATCAGCCCCTCATACAGTTTATCCAACAGTCTCTGCTCAGGCCCACTCAGGTCCTGGATGTGCTGCTTGATGGCTGTGCTCACACCCCTCCTCGGCTGGCAGCTGTGACCTGGTAAGGTGCTCTGATAACAGTTGTGGGGACCAGTGACCCTTTGGTGGAGGCAGCATGTCCTGGTGACTGACGGGGCAGTCgatgaggaggggagggaggagatgtggcggaggaggagggagaagccAAGCCGTCGCATTTTATGGTAAATGTGGGGCATCTAGGAGAAGTAATACAGTGAAAAACAATGAGTCAGAGATGATTTTTAAAACTAATTAACTCTTGCTATAATGTTTTACAATTAAAATATCATGTCCCATGAATTTTGCGGTAGTTATCTCACATTCCAACATGTATTATTAGCTGTGACATGGCTAACTAACTTCCACACAGCAACCTAACAGCAGCTGTTTTAACGGTTATCTTCCACCGGacgttaagctaacgttactttAACGCTACGTTTGCCCGTCCTGTGAGTGTAAAAGCAACTGTCACAAATATAATAAAACACTTCATAGAAATTGTTTAAAACAAGAATACACGCTGACCTCGTACCAGTTGCATGGAGGTGTTACGGGTGCCACAGATTACATATCAACGGCTGTTTCAttcatcctcttcctgtttccgGTGACGTACGGCGCCGCCCCTGACAAAGGCTTCCGTCGATTTGTTTATAAAATTCATTAAAATTAATTATCTTTAAACTCTACAAATAAATACGTCTACAAAATTATCTAAAacgatattttttaaaaatatgttaaacGTTAAGGaaaagtgttaaataaaaattaaactcTGATGATGACAGTAGCTAACTTTagccagcaggtggcagcagaTTTTAACTTTCACATCTTAACCCACAGCTGGTTCTTCTCCCCTAAAATCATCAAACTTGACAGCATGCAGCAATATGTTATGTTATGACTCCCAGATGGTTAATTGTAGCTTGTTTGTAGGTATTACTGCCAATGCACTTATGCATTTATAACTATGCACCACCTTCGACAAAGAGGGACTTTGAGTCACCATGGGCTGCAGAAATTTTTTTGTACAATTTCTCTTGACAGAAATTATAAAAGAAAATAGGTTGCATTTATCTTGCTTTTTGAATTCCTAATCACTAACACTTGTTTATCCTAATCCTCTCtttggtaaaaacactaaatcatGCAAAGTTTTAAGAGAGGACTGACAGAGGGTACTCCAAATAGTTTGATTATAAAGGATAAAAAATGTTGAGCTCTTTTCCTTGTTATGTAAGTGACAAAAAACTGGGCAAACATTTAGAAAAGTAGTGAGAATTGGAATGTCTATGCCCAAAAcgaataaaacaagaaaatacagaaaatgcttAAAAGCTACAACTTTTTAGAgcatatattttacattaaaaaacccATTAGCCTTGCATGTTCTATTTGGACTTTACTGTAAAACATATCTGTGTAATTAATTTATGTATTGTACACATATTGCTTCTTGGGTTTTTGGGGCCCCCTTAAGGGTCTTGCACCACAGAGCAGTTGCCCAGTTTGTAATCCAGGCTTGATCATTTAAAGAACTTGGACAGTTTCATGTAACATTATTTAACTTTTGAGCCTTGTTCATCTTGAATTTATCTCACCAAACCCTGTTAATTATCACCATTTGATTGGTAAACAAAAGCACTTAAGTCATTCAAAACAGATTTTAAGAGAAGGCCTGTCCTAGCCATAGCTACAGAAACATAATGCATTCACTTGAGAAATAaaaatctgctgtttttcttAATTACAGAGGTTATTATTGCTTAATTAACACAATAATCCTGTTAATCTGGAAAAACAGGACATTTTTTTCTCAGGTGAATGCACAACACTTTTGTACAAAGCAGGTATCATTATGAAGAACTTTTATTTGATGGGCTCTTGGACTCTCAGAGTACATTGCAGACATTACAATAATAAGtacactgtgtgtttttatctggAAAAGCAATGGAAATTTGATTATAAGTAGATGTGtaatactgaaaataaaagttCAAAGAAGAAGACACACCCTTGATAGATTATCAAGGCTGTTAATGTGAAGTGTAGACACTCACCAACACTTTAAATCATAGACATTCAGAGTGTCGAGTCCACCTGACGTGCCTCTCTGTGGAATTTGGgagaaacatgcaaactcttGGGAGGCAACAGAACTAACCACTGTGCAACCATACCACCCACGTCATGTACAGTCAAATGGAACTccagcacgcacacacaaacacacacacagttgggtCGGTGATTTCCACAGGAGCTTCCTGGAAGATTGTTGTAACTGTTCCAGCACTGTCACAATGTGCCTCATGAAACAAAGGAGAACACATCATTTCATGCGTTTTCCTGCAATTTACTGGAAAATGCAATTATGCTTAACATTAGTGCAGTTGGCTCTCAGATGCACTTGTAATTGTTGTGCCTCCCTAATTGAAGGTCTAtgtccatacacacacacacacacacacacacagagtggttGATGTTTTCGAAAGTCCCTGACAATACCATGATGCATATTTTCTTAGCATGGGTGGCCTGTAATTAAACAGagaggcacacaaacacaagctctGACACAGCATTCATAAAAAGAGACAGATATGTTGCAAGTAATGAAACAAATTTATTGAATCTTCCAGTAGAGGCTTGATATTCATGGAATAAAACTGCTTTTCTGGGAGTTTTACTgagcaaaaaaacacagagaaggaggaaaaaaaacaaaaaaacagagaggcaATGTGTGAAAgtgcagacaaaacaaaaaacatgttcaaaaaatacaaaaagaatgTAAAGAGTAATACAGTTTAATAGCAAAGAGGATTGCTCAAAGCATGAAAGAACTGAATGGCAAAATCtgcattttataaaaaaaaaaatcatactggGACACCAGTAACTGATACCCTTTTCTCAGTCAACAATTAAAATTTGAATGCTCAACATTTTCCCATAAGTCATTTAACAAGGTTTGCTCAGTTGATGTAATACGAGAATGAAGAACAGTCATTCAAATATTTGTCCTCGACGTGACTCTGTATTTGACACATttgattttgctgcagagttcACAGCAACTAAACTGCACTTGTCATTTGCCTCTGCGTCATGTGGTGTTCAGCTACCAGTCTTAAATGTGTAACACTACACTAACCAAACTATGCTTTGCAAAAACCAGACTGCACAGCACATATTCTAATAGTGAATATATCTAAAcactattcttttttttcttaaaattcaTTTGAAACACGAGTGTAACACAAGATGagcaacatttaaacatttttttctgaatagTCTGAAATGCCCTTTTAGTGCCATGCCCACACTAAACC
This region includes:
- the mmaa gene encoding methylmalonic aciduria type A protein, mitochondrial isoform X1, producing MQLMPHIYHKMRRLGFSLLLRHISSLPSSSTAPSVTRTCCLHQRVTGPHNCYQSTLPGHSCQPRRGVSTAIKQHIQDLSGPEQRLLDKLYEGLIGGQRASLAESITLVETQHPRKKELAQVLLQRVLAYRREQESRNGGKPVAFRVGLSGPPGAGKSSFIEVVGKMLTGRGHKVSVLAVDPSSCTTGGSLMGDKTRMTELSRDMSAFIRPSPASGTLGGVTRTTNEAIVLCEGAGYDIVLVETVGVGQSEFAVADMVDMFVLLIPPAGGDELQGIKRGIIERADLVVVTKSDGDLVVPARRIQTEYTSALKLLRRQSKSWNPKVVRASSHTNEGIPEVWAKMESYRDTMLASGELQGRRRAQQKVWMWSLIQENVLAHFQNHPSVREALPHLEERVTTGATSPGLAADLLLKAFSSSSSSSP
- the mmaa gene encoding methylmalonic aciduria type A protein, mitochondrial isoform X2 — encoded protein: MPHIYHKMRRLGFSLLLRHISSLPSSSTAPSVTRTCCLHQRVTGPHNCYQSTLPGHSCQPRRGVSTAIKQHIQDLSGPEQRLLDKLYEGLIGGQRASLAESITLVETQHPRKKELAQVLLQRVLAYRREQESRNGGKPVAFRVGLSGPPGAGKSSFIEVVGKMLTGRGHKVSVLAVDPSSCTTGGSLMGDKTRMTELSRDMSAFIRPSPASGTLGGVTRTTNEAIVLCEGAGYDIVLVETVGVGQSEFAVADMVDMFVLLIPPAGGDELQGIKRGIIERADLVVVTKSDGDLVVPARRIQTEYTSALKLLRRQSKSWNPKVVRASSHTNEGIPEVWAKMESYRDTMLASGELQGRRRAQQKVWMWSLIQENVLAHFQNHPSVREALPHLEERVTTGATSPGLAADLLLKAFSSSSSSSP